The following coding sequences are from one Myxococcales bacterium window:
- a CDS encoding thioredoxin domain-containing protein has protein sequence MTQPIETNLPGRPLMPGAVVAELAQAVSAKGPSYVPRTKHLDAGAPRYTNRLVLEPSPYLLQHAHNPVNWYPWGEEAFAAARRENKPVFLSIGYSTCHWCHVMEEESFEDEEIAAYLNQHYVCIKVDREERPDVDAVYMSAVQNLTGGGGWPMSVWLTADREPFFAGTYFPPRDGVRGVRRGFLTLVRELGETFKKDPAQVRQAAQALVKAVKDDMEGAADAAGSGVPEPKVIAATVGYLKNAFDPVYGGLRRAPKFPSNVPIRLLLRYHRRTGDERALHMALLTLEKMAAGGLYDQVGGGFHRYATDALWLVPHFEKMLYDNALLTVAYLEGFQQSGREDFARVAREVLDYVLGEMTSPEGGFYSATDADSPGPDGRREEGVFFVWSLDELEAVLGPEAEAFAQHYGITRQGNFEGANIPHVLVPNEATWGALAGARQKLYEARRLRPPPLRDEKILAAWNGLMLSAFAVGGRVLDEPRYVHAATRAADFLLRHMRKDGRMVRSYKEGRVQPRGFLEDQAFVAAGLLDLFEATADPRWLEASQGLAQATEEHFADLERGGWFTSAHDGEPLLARERPAYDGAEPSGTSVAIMNALRLYTFASDPAWKTVAEKGLASLQPRLVQSGLGLTEALLALDRHADKPREIVIVWPPGQRHTAQPLIDVVRRAFVPNRALVTAEAGPSLEALARWVPFVSGKEPEGGRATAYVCEEGRCELPVTDPARFAAQLQKVRPY, from the coding sequence ATGACGCAACCGATTGAAACGAATCTGCCGGGCCGACCGCTCATGCCGGGCGCAGTGGTGGCAGAGCTGGCGCAAGCCGTTTCGGCGAAAGGGCCTTCATACGTCCCCCGCACCAAGCACCTGGACGCGGGTGCACCCCGCTATACGAACCGCCTGGTCCTCGAACCGAGCCCGTACCTGCTCCAGCACGCGCACAACCCGGTGAACTGGTACCCCTGGGGCGAAGAGGCGTTTGCGGCCGCGCGTCGTGAGAACAAGCCCGTTTTTCTCTCCATAGGCTACTCCACCTGTCACTGGTGCCACGTGATGGAGGAGGAGTCGTTCGAGGACGAAGAGATTGCAGCTTACCTGAACCAGCACTACGTGTGCATCAAGGTGGACCGAGAAGAGCGCCCTGACGTGGACGCGGTGTACATGAGCGCCGTGCAAAACCTGACGGGCGGTGGGGGCTGGCCCATGAGCGTATGGCTCACCGCCGATCGTGAACCGTTCTTCGCGGGCACGTACTTCCCGCCGCGGGATGGCGTCCGGGGCGTGCGTCGAGGGTTTTTGACGCTGGTGCGTGAGCTGGGTGAGACCTTCAAGAAGGATCCTGCGCAGGTTCGTCAGGCCGCGCAGGCCTTGGTCAAGGCCGTCAAGGACGACATGGAGGGTGCGGCCGACGCGGCCGGCAGCGGCGTGCCCGAGCCCAAGGTGATTGCGGCCACCGTCGGATATCTGAAAAACGCCTTCGATCCGGTCTACGGGGGCCTGCGCCGCGCGCCCAAGTTTCCCTCGAATGTGCCGATCCGGCTCTTGCTCAGGTACCACAGGCGTACGGGTGACGAACGGGCGCTGCACATGGCGTTGCTGACGCTCGAGAAGATGGCAGCGGGAGGCCTCTACGATCAGGTGGGTGGCGGCTTTCACCGCTATGCGACCGATGCGCTGTGGCTCGTGCCCCACTTCGAGAAAATGCTCTACGACAATGCCCTGCTGACCGTCGCGTACCTCGAGGGCTTTCAGCAGAGCGGCCGCGAAGATTTCGCCCGCGTCGCCCGCGAAGTTCTCGACTACGTGCTCGGCGAGATGACCTCACCCGAAGGTGGCTTTTACTCGGCCACCGACGCCGACTCGCCCGGGCCCGACGGACGCCGGGAAGAAGGCGTCTTCTTCGTGTGGTCGCTGGACGAACTGGAAGCGGTGCTGGGCCCCGAGGCCGAGGCCTTCGCGCAGCACTATGGCATCACACGGCAGGGGAACTTCGAGGGCGCCAACATTCCGCACGTGTTGGTCCCGAACGAGGCGACCTGGGGAGCCCTGGCGGGCGCGCGTCAGAAGCTGTACGAAGCGCGTCGCCTTCGCCCACCGCCTCTGCGTGATGAGAAGATCCTGGCGGCGTGGAATGGTCTGATGCTCTCCGCCTTTGCGGTGGGGGGGCGGGTGCTGGATGAGCCCAGGTATGTACACGCCGCCACCCGCGCCGCGGACTTCTTGCTCAGGCACATGCGCAAAGACGGCCGCATGGTGCGTAGCTACAAGGAGGGGCGGGTTCAGCCGCGGGGCTTCCTCGAAGACCAGGCGTTCGTGGCGGCGGGGCTTTTGGACCTCTTCGAGGCCACGGCCGACCCCCGCTGGCTGGAGGCCTCACAGGGCCTGGCGCAGGCCACGGAAGAGCATTTCGCCGACCTGGAGCGAGGGGGATGGTTCACGTCTGCGCATGATGGAGAGCCTCTGCTCGCGCGGGAGCGCCCGGCCTATGATGGCGCCGAGCCCTCGGGCACCTCGGTGGCAATCATGAACGCTCTGCGGCTCTACACGTTCGCGAGCGACCCAGCGTGGAAGACCGTGGCCGAGAAGGGTCTCGCGTCCCTTCAGCCTCGCCTCGTGCAAAGCGGCCTGGGTTTGACCGAGGCTCTGTTGGCACTCGATCGTCATGCGGACAAGCCCCGCGAGATCGTGATCGTCTGGCCTCCGGGGCAGCGGCACACGGCCCAGCCGCTCATCGACGTGGTGCGCAGGGCCTTCGTTCCGAATCGCGCCCTGGTGACCGCCGAAGCAGGCCCATCGCTCGAAGCCCTCGCCCGGTGGGTGCCGTTCGTCTCCGGGAAAGAGCCCGAGGGGGGGCGGGCTACCGCCTACGTCTGCGAAGAGGGGCGGTGTGAACTGCCCGTCACGGATCCGGCCCGCTTCGCCGCCCAACTTCAGAAGGTGCGACCTTACTGA
- a CDS encoding TldD/PmbA family protein, translated as MGPLKWWTLARESRGEPGPAGRLPAPGSSPSAWDGNRCYREPVPAIPTRPPLRPTPLVLGLWLAAFASACSTSHAAQAAEKAPHGAASPAGDTRLSVLKALKTELARSQEKLRLPEEPGPYFIRYLVRDYHEIDLAARFGALIEDSQQTARHASVEVRVGDYKFDNTADDGAAHGFDMDDFDRYDPPIVAPLGGDLEAIRGALWLQTDAQYKRALSSLHKKRGKRVTEVVEDETLPSFSKEPPTRQIDPRLVPTLNRATWATRLESASQRFKRDPKIFDATVKLNVSHQVRTVVTTEGTELVNERLIYGLHLSATTRADDGLLISHGKSYYGAQESELPDEATLLLATGALVEEVAALRRAPMLDPYNGPAILLPEAAGVFFHEALGHRLEGERQNSNSEGATFKGQVGKPILPTFISVFDDPTLGKVGPVSLNGHYDFDDEGVASRPVTLVEDGILRDYLKSRTPVKDSLHANGHGRAEGTADPIGRMANTIVRSKKQLPYPALKQLLLEEIKRQGKDFGLIIADITGGQTNTTTYDFQAFKGMPRIVYRVDAATGKETLVRGVEFVGTPIGSLNRIVAAGNEAGVFNGYCGAESGFVPVSTVAPALLISEIELQRSRRALERAPILPPPWAMPEAKQR; from the coding sequence ATGGGACCGCTAAAATGGTGGACCCTCGCGCGCGAGTCAAGGGGAGAGCCAGGACCGGCAGGCAGGCTCCCGGCGCCGGGTTCTTCGCCGAGCGCATGGGATGGCAATCGGTGCTACCGTGAACCGGTGCCAGCCATCCCCACTCGCCCACCCCTCCGCCCGACGCCCCTGGTTCTGGGGCTCTGGCTCGCAGCTTTCGCCTCCGCATGCTCCACCTCGCACGCAGCGCAGGCCGCCGAGAAAGCCCCCCACGGGGCCGCCTCACCCGCGGGCGATACCCGTCTTTCCGTGCTGAAGGCCCTCAAGACCGAGCTGGCCCGCTCGCAGGAGAAGCTGCGCCTTCCGGAGGAGCCCGGGCCCTACTTCATTCGCTACCTCGTGCGGGACTATCACGAAATCGATTTGGCCGCCCGCTTCGGCGCCCTCATCGAGGACAGCCAGCAGACGGCGCGGCACGCGTCGGTCGAAGTGCGCGTGGGCGACTACAAGTTCGACAACACCGCCGACGATGGCGCCGCACACGGGTTCGACATGGACGACTTCGATCGTTACGACCCCCCGATCGTCGCGCCCCTGGGCGGTGATCTCGAGGCGATCCGGGGCGCGCTCTGGCTGCAGACCGACGCCCAGTACAAGCGGGCGCTGTCGAGCCTGCACAAAAAGCGAGGCAAACGCGTCACCGAGGTGGTGGAGGACGAAACCCTCCCGAGCTTCTCGAAGGAGCCCCCGACCCGACAGATCGACCCACGTCTCGTGCCCACCTTGAACCGCGCCACATGGGCAACGCGGCTCGAGAGCGCCTCGCAGCGCTTCAAGCGTGACCCCAAGATCTTCGACGCCACGGTGAAGCTGAACGTGAGCCACCAGGTGCGCACCGTGGTCACCACAGAGGGCACGGAGCTCGTCAACGAGCGGCTGATCTACGGGCTCCATCTCAGCGCCACCACGCGCGCCGACGATGGCCTGCTGATCAGCCACGGCAAGAGCTATTACGGCGCCCAGGAGAGCGAGCTTCCCGATGAGGCGACGCTGCTCTTGGCGACAGGCGCGCTCGTCGAGGAGGTGGCGGCGCTCAGGCGAGCTCCCATGCTGGACCCCTACAACGGTCCCGCGATCTTGCTGCCCGAGGCAGCCGGGGTGTTCTTTCACGAAGCCCTCGGCCACCGGCTGGAGGGCGAGCGCCAAAACTCGAACAGCGAGGGGGCCACCTTCAAAGGCCAGGTGGGTAAGCCCATCTTGCCCACCTTCATTTCGGTCTTCGACGACCCCACGCTTGGCAAAGTGGGGCCTGTCTCGCTGAACGGCCACTACGACTTCGACGACGAGGGGGTGGCTTCTCGTCCGGTTACGCTCGTCGAGGACGGGATTCTTCGCGACTACCTCAAGAGCCGCACCCCCGTAAAAGATTCGCTGCACGCGAACGGCCACGGGCGCGCCGAGGGAACGGCAGACCCGATCGGGCGGATGGCCAACACCATCGTGCGCTCGAAGAAACAGCTCCCCTATCCCGCCCTCAAACAGTTGTTGCTCGAGGAAATCAAGCGACAAGGCAAAGACTTCGGCCTCATCATCGCCGACATCACCGGGGGCCAGACGAACACCACCACCTACGACTTCCAGGCCTTCAAGGGTATGCCGCGTATCGTTTACCGGGTGGATGCCGCGACAGGAAAGGAGACTCTGGTGCGGGGCGTGGAGTTCGTGGGCACACCGATCGGATCCCTGAACCGCATCGTGGCCGCCGGAAACGAAGCCGGGGTCTTCAACGGTTACTGCGGCGCCGAATCGGGCTTCGTGCCCGTCTCCACGGTCGCCCCTGCGCTGCTCATCAGCGAGATCGAGCTGCAACGCAGCCGCCGGGCGTTGGAGCGCGCCCCTATCTTGCCGCCGCCCTGGGCCATGCCCGAGGCAAAGCAACGCTAG
- the murA gene encoding UDP-N-acetylglucosamine 1-carboxyvinyltransferase: protein MQKIVINGGKKLRGEVRVSGAKNAALPILASSLLASGKSVYRNVPLLNDVTTMLQLLEQLGSSVSGLGHKASIDTAKVNNFEAPYELVKTMRASALVLGPLVGRHGMARVSLPGGCAIGARPIDQHLKGLEALGAKIELEHGNVTARARRLRGALIVFDVVTVTGTENVMMAAALAKGHTTLENAACEPEVEELASVLNKMGARIQGAGTSVINIEGVDELAPVDHAIIPDRIEAGTFMVAAAMTRGNVLVQDCVPEHLDAVMAKLRAAGAEVSIEPQGVRVRGFAEVNPTDIVTRPHPGFPTDMQAQFMVYMTRAQGQSVLTENIFENRYMHVPELQRMGAEILIDGRTAIVRGPNKLKGARVMATDLRASACLVLAGLVAEGTTEINRIYHLDRGYEHIERKLRALGADIRRAKAKGP, encoded by the coding sequence ATGCAGAAGATCGTCATCAACGGCGGAAAGAAGCTCAGGGGCGAGGTTCGCGTCTCGGGTGCCAAGAACGCCGCCCTGCCCATTTTGGCGTCTTCCCTGCTGGCCAGCGGCAAGTCGGTTTATCGGAACGTCCCGTTGCTCAACGACGTGACCACCATGTTGCAGCTGCTCGAGCAGCTCGGCAGCTCCGTCTCGGGCCTTGGCCACAAGGCCTCCATCGACACGGCGAAGGTGAACAACTTCGAGGCGCCGTACGAGCTCGTCAAGACGATGCGCGCCTCCGCCCTCGTTCTGGGCCCGCTGGTGGGGCGGCACGGCATGGCGCGGGTGTCGCTGCCGGGGGGCTGCGCCATCGGGGCCCGGCCCATCGACCAGCACCTCAAGGGACTCGAGGCGCTCGGCGCCAAGATCGAGCTCGAGCACGGTAACGTGACCGCCCGGGCACGCCGGCTTCGGGGGGCGCTCATCGTGTTCGACGTGGTCACGGTCACGGGTACGGAGAACGTCATGATGGCCGCCGCTCTGGCCAAGGGTCACACCACCCTCGAGAACGCGGCCTGCGAACCCGAAGTAGAAGAGCTCGCCAGCGTGCTGAACAAGATGGGGGCCCGCATCCAGGGCGCCGGCACGTCGGTCATCAACATCGAGGGCGTCGACGAGTTGGCGCCCGTGGACCACGCGATCATCCCCGACCGCATCGAGGCGGGCACCTTCATGGTGGCCGCGGCGATGACCCGGGGTAACGTGCTCGTGCAAGACTGTGTGCCCGAGCACCTCGACGCGGTGATGGCCAAGCTACGGGCCGCTGGGGCCGAGGTCTCGATCGAACCGCAGGGGGTGCGGGTGCGCGGGTTCGCCGAAGTGAACCCCACCGACATCGTCACGCGCCCGCATCCTGGTTTCCCCACCGACATGCAGGCCCAGTTCATGGTCTACATGACGCGCGCCCAGGGCCAGTCGGTTCTCACGGAGAACATTTTCGAGAACCGGTACATGCACGTGCCCGAGCTGCAGCGCATGGGCGCCGAGATCCTGATCGACGGGCGGACTGCCATCGTGCGCGGCCCGAACAAGCTCAAGGGGGCACGGGTCATGGCCACAGACCTTCGGGCCTCTGCCTGCCTGGTTCTGGCTGGGTTGGTGGCCGAAGGTACCACCGAGATCAACCGCATTTACCACCTGGACCGCGGCTACGAACACATCGAGCGCAAGCTACGCGCACTCGGAGCCGACATTCGCCGTGCCAAAGCCAAAGGACCGTGA
- a CDS encoding bifunctional methionine sulfoxide reductase B/A protein: MRHFWIVFPFAIILLATSSCAARRKTSPAPEPNLQREWKTVSSQTYSKPPRDVLEKQLSPLQYRVTQDDATEPAFRNAFWDHHEAGLYVDVVSGEPLFSSTDKFDSGTGWPSFVRPVEPNRVVDRADTSYGMRRVEVRSAAADSHLGHVFEDGPAPTGLRYCINSAALRFVPVSELAAAGYGAYASLFSGKASLPPHHDNVCAVGDAGAGANCNATVEEAVLAGGCFWGMEDILRGIPGVIETEVGYAGGKTADPTYRDVKTGQTGHAESVKVLFDPSKLSYAELLERWFFRMHDPTTPNRQGNDVGSQYRSTIFYTSEAQKETAAAVKARIDATGKWKRPVVTEILPAGPFTAAEDYHQDYLQKNPGGYTCHYLRD, from the coding sequence ATGCGCCACTTTTGGATCGTCTTCCCGTTCGCGATCATCTTACTGGCCACGAGCTCGTGTGCCGCTCGTCGCAAGACGTCGCCGGCCCCAGAACCGAACTTGCAAAGGGAGTGGAAGACCGTGTCCAGCCAAACGTATTCGAAACCGCCTCGGGATGTGCTCGAAAAGCAGCTGTCCCCTCTGCAGTACCGGGTCACTCAGGACGACGCGACGGAGCCTGCGTTCCGCAACGCTTTTTGGGACCATCACGAAGCAGGGCTCTACGTCGACGTGGTCTCGGGTGAGCCGCTCTTCAGCTCCACCGATAAATTCGACTCGGGCACGGGGTGGCCGAGTTTCGTGCGCCCGGTAGAGCCGAACCGCGTGGTTGATCGTGCCGACACGAGTTACGGTATGCGTCGGGTAGAGGTCCGCTCTGCCGCCGCCGATTCGCACCTGGGCCACGTGTTCGAGGACGGCCCCGCCCCCACCGGGCTGCGCTACTGCATCAACTCGGCGGCCCTTCGATTCGTGCCCGTCTCCGAGCTGGCTGCGGCGGGCTACGGGGCTTACGCGTCGTTGTTTTCGGGAAAGGCGTCGCTTCCCCCTCACCATGACAACGTCTGTGCCGTCGGTGATGCGGGTGCGGGCGCCAACTGCAACGCCACCGTCGAGGAGGCGGTTCTGGCCGGCGGGTGCTTTTGGGGCATGGAGGATATTCTGCGGGGCATCCCAGGGGTCATTGAGACGGAGGTGGGCTACGCGGGGGGGAAAACGGCGGACCCCACCTACCGCGACGTGAAGACGGGGCAAACCGGCCACGCCGAGAGCGTCAAGGTGCTCTTCGACCCGAGCAAGCTTTCCTACGCGGAGCTCCTCGAGCGCTGGTTCTTCCGTATGCACGATCCCACCACGCCCAACCGCCAGGGTAATGACGTGGGAAGCCAGTACCGCTCGACCATCTTCTACACGTCCGAGGCGCAGAAGGAGACGGCGGCGGCGGTGAAGGCCCGCATCGACGCCACGGGAAAGTGGAAACGTCCCGTGGTAACCGAGATCCTGCCCGCGGGGCCCTTCACGGCAGCCGAGGACTACCACCAGGACTATCTCCAAAAGAATCCGGGCGGCTACACCTGCCACTACTTGCGGGACTGA
- the hisG gene encoding ATP phosphoribosyltransferase, which yields MKAKGKTGARQPVSQGRAPRGTKAAPPPQVSPKKASKKASSPAASVTARSRLPAGAAQRKRTSPAPTVPVPPGSSRPLVLAMPRGRIMDEAVALFAKAGVDLSAVVKAKESRRLIVPVEAANMTVLIVRDTDVPAYVEYGSADLGIAGRDVLDEQGRDLYEPLDLGIGRCRMVVAEPAEKPLGAGSHLHERYATKFAEITRRYLQAQGRVAEIIKLYGSIEIAPLVGLADRIVDLVSSGETLRQHNLVEVETIMQVSARLCVGRASSRLFAARIDDLTNRLAKVL from the coding sequence ATGAAAGCGAAAGGCAAGACGGGGGCCCGTCAGCCGGTCTCCCAGGGCCGGGCTCCGCGCGGCACGAAGGCGGCACCGCCCCCCCAGGTGTCCCCCAAGAAGGCTTCCAAGAAGGCCTCGTCGCCCGCGGCGTCCGTCACCGCGCGGTCGCGCCTGCCCGCGGGGGCCGCACAACGAAAACGCACCTCTCCCGCTCCCACCGTTCCCGTGCCGCCGGGCAGCAGCCGGCCGCTGGTGCTCGCGATGCCCCGCGGACGCATCATGGACGAGGCCGTGGCGCTCTTCGCCAAGGCGGGGGTGGACCTTTCTGCCGTGGTGAAGGCGAAGGAGAGCCGGCGCCTGATCGTGCCGGTCGAGGCCGCGAACATGACGGTCCTCATCGTGCGCGACACGGACGTGCCGGCCTATGTCGAGTATGGCTCGGCCGACCTCGGCATCGCCGGGCGCGACGTGCTCGACGAGCAGGGACGAGACCTCTACGAGCCGCTCGACCTGGGAATCGGGCGCTGCCGGATGGTGGTGGCCGAGCCGGCAGAGAAGCCCCTCGGCGCAGGCAGCCACCTTCACGAGCGCTATGCCACGAAGTTCGCCGAGATCACCCGCCGGTACTTGCAGGCCCAGGGCCGTGTTGCCGAGATCATCAAACTGTACGGTTCGATCGAGATCGCCCCGCTCGTGGGGCTGGCCGACCGCATCGTCGACTTGGTCTCGAGCGGAGAAACGCTGCGCCAGCACAACCTGGTCGAGGTGGAGACCATCATGCAGGTGAGCGCGCGCCTGTGCGTCGGGCGGGCGTCGAGCCGCTTGTTTGCAGCCCGTATCGACGATTTGACCAACCGACTGGCCAAGGTGCTTTAG
- a CDS encoding OmpA family protein has product MARLKAMIDAGTIKVTIRNGRMLLALPNDVLFDSGKTAVKPDGQAALQQVASALGSIADRRFLVAGHTDNVPIKTSRFPSNWELSTRARRGGHEAAHRVRHEARSPRGFRLW; this is encoded by the coding sequence GTGGCGCGCCTCAAGGCGATGATCGACGCCGGCACCATCAAGGTCACGATCCGCAACGGGCGCATGCTCTTGGCCTTGCCCAACGACGTGCTCTTCGACTCCGGCAAAACCGCCGTGAAGCCCGATGGACAAGCGGCATTGCAGCAGGTGGCATCGGCATTGGGCTCAATCGCCGACCGCCGCTTTCTCGTTGCGGGGCATACCGACAACGTGCCCATCAAGACGTCGCGCTTTCCCTCGAATTGGGAGCTCTCCACCCGCGCGCGCCGTGGAGGTCACGAGGCTGCTCATCGAGTACGGCATGAAGCCCGAAGTCCTCGCGGCTTCCGGCTATGGTGA
- a CDS encoding cysteine rich repeat-containing protein: protein MNARSILRLAGFGLALTLVLLAGPAAQAKQKKKPEAPKAEAAQVAEPVPAPAPVVEPAEEILADLPNPDKACKKDIETHCAQVKYGDNRVASCLRAQKDGLSNGCKKDIYEYLKKRFEQACKADMKKLCLKESTQQGGLMPCMQKNAEKLSAACADVLGLKPAAAK from the coding sequence ATGAACGCACGATCGATTCTACGCCTTGCGGGCTTCGGCCTGGCCTTGACCCTCGTCCTCCTCGCCGGCCCAGCCGCGCAGGCGAAACAAAAGAAGAAGCCGGAAGCGCCAAAGGCCGAAGCTGCGCAGGTGGCCGAGCCGGTCCCCGCGCCAGCCCCCGTCGTGGAGCCGGCCGAGGAGATCCTGGCGGACCTGCCGAACCCCGACAAGGCCTGCAAAAAGGATATCGAGACGCACTGTGCGCAGGTGAAGTATGGCGACAATCGCGTTGCCAGCTGCCTGCGGGCCCAAAAAGACGGTCTCAGCAACGGCTGCAAGAAGGACATCTACGAGTATCTCAAGAAGCGCTTCGAGCAAGCCTGCAAGGCCGACATGAAGAAGCTTTGCCTCAAGGAATCCACGCAACAGGGCGGCCTCATGCCCTGCATGCAGAAGAACGCCGAAAAGCTCTCGGCTGCGTGCGCGGACGTACTCGGCCTCAAACCTGCCGCCGCAAAGTGA
- a CDS encoding acetyl-CoA C-acyltransferase, protein MTDAFIIDAVRTPVGRHGGALALVRPDDLAALVIAALVTRTGAPPEAIDDVLFGCANQAGEDNRNVARMALLLAGLPVTVPGATVNRLCGSGLMAVADAARLIQCGEADLVIAGGVESMSRAPLVLPKAEDAFARGHVTAFDTTLGWRFENPRMAELYGCDSLGETAERVAERYGVSREAQDAFALESQRAWAAAHAAGRFAEELVPVPVPGKKGVATQVAVDEHPRPDLDEAALSRLRPVFRAHGTVTAGNAAGINDGAAALLLASEAGAARLTGARRTPLARVVGGAVAGVEPGLMGLGPIPATQKLLGRLGLSAQDVGLVELNEAFAAQALPCIDQLGLDPAAVNVNGGAIAIGHPLGCSGARLASTLVHEMNRRGTLRGLATMCIGVGQGIALLFERTATYP, encoded by the coding sequence GTGACGGACGCCTTCATCATCGACGCCGTTCGGACGCCCGTGGGTCGCCACGGCGGGGCGTTGGCCTTGGTCAGGCCCGACGACCTGGCAGCCCTGGTGATCGCTGCGCTCGTGACACGCACCGGGGCGCCTCCCGAGGCGATCGACGATGTGCTCTTCGGATGCGCAAACCAAGCCGGAGAGGACAACCGCAACGTGGCCCGCATGGCGCTCCTGCTCGCGGGCCTGCCCGTCACGGTCCCGGGGGCCACAGTCAACCGGCTGTGCGGCTCGGGGTTGATGGCCGTCGCCGACGCGGCCCGGCTGATTCAGTGTGGCGAGGCGGATCTGGTGATCGCGGGTGGCGTGGAGTCCATGTCACGTGCGCCTCTCGTTCTGCCCAAGGCGGAGGACGCCTTTGCCCGAGGGCACGTCACCGCCTTCGACACCACGCTCGGCTGGCGTTTCGAGAACCCCCGTATGGCGGAGCTCTATGGCTGTGACTCCTTGGGAGAGACCGCCGAGCGGGTGGCGGAACGGTACGGCGTGTCTCGCGAAGCGCAGGATGCCTTCGCTCTCGAGAGCCAGCGTGCGTGGGCCGCAGCGCACGCGGCCGGCCGTTTCGCCGAGGAGCTCGTCCCCGTGCCCGTACCCGGAAAAAAGGGCGTGGCGACGCAGGTCGCGGTGGACGAACACCCCCGGCCCGACCTCGACGAGGCTGCCCTTTCGCGGCTTCGGCCGGTATTCCGGGCGCACGGCACCGTGACGGCGGGGAATGCCGCCGGCATCAACGACGGTGCCGCCGCGCTGCTCTTGGCCTCGGAAGCCGGGGCCGCGCGCCTCACAGGGGCACGGCGAACGCCTCTCGCGCGCGTGGTGGGTGGCGCCGTGGCGGGCGTCGAGCCCGGCTTGATGGGACTTGGCCCCATTCCGGCGACGCAAAAGCTGCTCGGCCGCCTCGGCCTGTCCGCGCAGGACGTGGGGCTCGTCGAGTTGAACGAAGCCTTCGCGGCGCAGGCCTTGCCTTGCATCGACCAGTTGGGGCTCGACCCCGCGGCGGTCAACGTGAACGGAGGCGCCATCGCCATCGGTCACCCCCTCGGATGCTCCGGCGCACGTCTCGCGTCCACGCTCGTGCACGAGATGAACCGCCGGGGAACGCTCCGCGGACTGGCCACGATGTGCATCGGCGTGGGCCAAGGCATCGCGCTGCTCTTCGAGCGCACCGCGACCTACCCGTGA
- the lipB gene encoding lipoyl(octanoyl) transferase LipB: MSHAPSPARVLDAGFRSFEETWALQKQLVAARQAEAIPDTLVLVEHPDVLTLGRGSHAENLLAPGDIPVFEVERGGDVTYHGPGQLVGYPIFHLREGERDLHRYLRNLEEALILTVAHFGVTAGRNPGWTGVWTEAEPRRKLVSLGVACKKWVTYHGFALNVDTDLSRFTLINPCGLEANVMGSLSQLCGRRVDLSEVKPRVVEAFGQIFGRSFV, encoded by the coding sequence ATGTCACACGCCCCTTCTCCCGCGCGCGTCCTCGACGCGGGCTTTCGCTCTTTCGAGGAGACCTGGGCTCTGCAAAAGCAGCTCGTGGCCGCACGACAGGCCGAAGCGATCCCCGACACGCTCGTCTTGGTCGAGCACCCTGACGTGCTCACGCTCGGGCGCGGAAGCCACGCAGAGAACCTGCTGGCTCCCGGGGATATCCCCGTCTTCGAGGTCGAGCGCGGCGGCGACGTCACCTACCACGGTCCTGGTCAACTCGTGGGATACCCCATCTTTCACTTGAGGGAGGGGGAACGAGACCTGCACCGCTACCTGCGGAACCTGGAGGAGGCGCTCATCCTCACCGTCGCGCACTTCGGCGTCACCGCCGGGCGCAACCCCGGCTGGACGGGAGTTTGGACGGAGGCCGAGCCGCGACGCAAGCTGGTCTCTCTGGGCGTCGCCTGCAAGAAGTGGGTGACCTATCACGGCTTTGCGCTCAACGTCGATACGGACTTGAGCCGGTTCACGCTCATCAACCCCTGTGGGCTCGAGGCCAACGTCATGGGATCTCTTTCCCAGCTCTGCGGCAGACGGGTCGATCTGTCAGAGGTGAAGCCGCGGGTCGTAGAGGCCTTCGGTCAGATCTTCGGCCGTTCGTTCGTCTGA